From the Nitrospira sp. genome, one window contains:
- a CDS encoding PIN domain-containing protein produces MYLVDSSIWIHALRPAGNAEIQARLKPLIVEGQTAVTEWILLELMTGLVKSQQPATLLQWFAPVPRLPFNQEWWETAWDLAGRLRRHGVSPSAADCLIATIAVKHEVTLIHCDTDFEAMKPTLPLKTLDWTKYLRTS; encoded by the coding sequence ATGTATCTCGTTGACAGCTCCATCTGGATCCATGCCCTTCGTCCGGCGGGGAATGCCGAGATCCAGGCCCGACTCAAACCGTTGATCGTCGAGGGGCAGACGGCCGTCACGGAGTGGATCCTTCTTGAACTGATGACAGGGCTGGTCAAGTCCCAGCAGCCCGCTACTCTCCTCCAGTGGTTTGCGCCGGTGCCACGGCTCCCTTTCAACCAGGAGTGGTGGGAGACCGCGTGGGACCTGGCCGGGCGTCTCAGAAGACACGGCGTGTCTCCTTCAGCAGCAGATTGTCTGATCGCGACCATCGCGGTGAAACACGAGGTGACGTTGATTCACTGCGATACGGACTTCGAGGCAATGAAACCGACTCTTCCCTTGAAGACTCTCGATTGGACCAAGTATCTCCGCACATCCTGA
- a CDS encoding type II toxin-antitoxin system VapB family antitoxin, producing the protein MKTTVEIDQQLLREAQKMLGTDTIKGTVEASLRTVIQRSQLEKLANALGTIPLDLTPGQLRSQRHKRTPHVSR; encoded by the coding sequence ATGAAGACCACGGTTGAGATTGATCAGCAACTCTTACGTGAAGCACAGAAGATGCTAGGCACAGATACGATCAAAGGCACGGTGGAGGCGAGTCTTCGCACGGTCATTCAGCGCAGCCAGCTGGAGAAGTTAGCCAATGCGCTGGGCACCATTCCGCTCGACCTGACGCCGGGCCAACTCCGCTCCCAGCGGCATAAACGAACGCCCCATGTATCTCGTTGA
- the xrtD gene encoding VPLPA-CTERM-specific exosortase XrtD — protein sequence MSSKLLLGFSGVLATVSLGYLYFESLVFLFSHWIGSDDYSHGMFVPFISLFLIWQSRHRIAAAGIAGSWWGMAIVIAGLFLYLAGELATLYVLQHFSLWIVLVGLVIGGIGLQASRTIAFPLGYLLTSIPLPTFLYAGLSSQLQLWSSALGVGCLQLVGVTAFREGNVIDLGPVQLQVVEACSGIRYLLPLTSLALLCAYLFKDRMWKRVILVLSSIPISILVNGFRIGMIGVLVEWYGQEASEGFAHLFEGWVLFMASLGLLILEMWILTRIGSDGRSVSLQDRFTWSADTVEVRGMRSEATASNLQPYTSNTVLLGPAYLFSVALLIPAAFASSFLGQRVEVPPDRALFVDFPMHIEEWTGTSLSLEQQYIDALRFDDYVLAEYRHGGSQPVTFYSAYYRSQRKGQSAHSPQSCLPGGGWEISSITNLAFAPVPGMAQQLHANRAVIEKGNQKQIVLYWFKQRDRILTSEYLVKFYLFWDALLRARTDGALVRIASLVGPGETEELVDQRMRQFVSALQPELNRYVPD from the coding sequence ATGAGCAGCAAGCTTTTACTAGGCTTCAGCGGAGTTCTTGCCACAGTTTCACTGGGCTACCTCTACTTTGAGAGCCTGGTGTTTCTGTTCAGCCATTGGATCGGCAGCGACGACTACAGCCACGGCATGTTCGTTCCTTTCATCAGCCTCTTTCTCATCTGGCAATCGCGGCACCGCATCGCTGCCGCGGGCATCGCCGGTTCGTGGTGGGGCATGGCCATTGTCATCGCGGGGCTCTTCCTCTATCTGGCCGGGGAACTCGCCACGCTCTATGTGCTCCAGCACTTCTCCCTCTGGATTGTGCTCGTGGGACTCGTGATCGGCGGGATCGGCCTTCAGGCCAGTCGTACGATCGCCTTTCCTCTTGGCTATTTGCTGACCAGTATTCCGCTGCCCACGTTCTTATACGCCGGTCTGTCGAGCCAACTGCAGTTGTGGTCATCGGCGCTCGGGGTCGGCTGTCTGCAACTCGTCGGCGTCACGGCTTTCCGTGAAGGGAATGTGATCGATCTGGGCCCGGTGCAGCTCCAAGTCGTGGAGGCCTGCAGCGGAATCCGCTACCTGCTCCCCCTGACCTCGCTGGCCTTGCTCTGCGCCTATCTGTTCAAGGACCGGATGTGGAAACGCGTCATCCTGGTCCTCTCGTCGATCCCGATCTCGATCCTGGTGAACGGGTTTCGCATCGGCATGATCGGCGTCCTCGTCGAATGGTACGGGCAGGAGGCATCCGAAGGCTTCGCCCATCTCTTCGAGGGCTGGGTCCTGTTCATGGCGAGTCTTGGCCTGCTGATTCTGGAAATGTGGATCCTGACCAGAATCGGATCGGATGGTCGATCCGTATCTCTTCAAGACCGATTCACGTGGAGTGCAGACACGGTTGAGGTTAGAGGTATGAGGTCTGAGGCAACTGCCTCTAACCTTCAGCCTTATACCTCCAACACTGTATTGCTCGGACCCGCCTACCTCTTCAGCGTGGCGCTCTTGATTCCCGCGGCATTCGCCTCCTCCTTCCTCGGCCAGAGAGTAGAAGTTCCGCCTGACAGAGCGTTGTTCGTCGATTTCCCTATGCACATCGAAGAATGGACCGGCACATCCTTGTCGCTGGAGCAGCAGTACATCGACGCGCTGCGGTTCGACGACTACGTGTTGGCGGAATATCGCCATGGCGGCAGCCAGCCGGTGACGTTCTACTCGGCCTACTACCGATCGCAACGAAAAGGGCAATCGGCCCATTCTCCGCAGAGCTGCCTCCCCGGCGGCGGATGGGAAATCTCCTCGATCACAAACTTGGCGTTCGCTCCGGTGCCCGGCATGGCGCAGCAGCTCCATGCCAACCGCGCCGTCATCGAGAAGGGCAATCAGAAACAAATCGTCCTGTACTGGTTTAAACAGCGGGACCGCATTCTCACCAGCGAGTACCTGGTGAAATTCTATTTATTCTGGGATGCCCTCCTGCGCGCGCGAACCGACGGAGCGCTGGTGCGTATCGCCTCTCTTGTCGGGCCGGGCGAAACCGAAGAGCTCGTCGATCAACGGATGCGGCAGTTCGTATCAGCCCTGCAACCCGAGTTGAACCGGTATGTGCCTGACTAA
- a CDS encoding MraY family glycosyltransferase, with product MTSELFFSFMTSLLICMALIPPLRMLAERFHFMDQPGERKVHHHPVPRVGGIAFALGACASIAWWAPKDITTLSVLLGGLIILGFGVWDDRVNLGYRVKLAGQILAALAVILIGGIRFESLPFLLDADLTLWVSIPVTILFLAAVSNAVNLTDGLDGLAGGLSFLTLCGIAYLAHLSNDSLVLLLAVPFMGGLLGFLRYNTYPARIFMGDGGSQLLGFMMGVLAILLTDSARGPFSASLSLFLLGLPFLDTLGVSAQRLSEGRSPFVGDRTHIHHKLMAMGLRHYEAVTAIYGIQGLMVASAYFLRWQSDILIIPLYLGLAGIVLALFIAAGRGFFAKPAPEGALVRSEQWLEEVLNRHWLHDLPIRFLAIVVPLFLIATVFLPAEVPHDIGYLSTGLFLLVLLGLAFIPRLAPYFVRGGLYLGSTCLLYVSDASWLKAVFPIPATYHLLFGAMAIMVLLTMRFDSQSRFQTTPLDYLMVCLAVVFPFLPELHADISSLGLFAGKLIVLFFSFELLLHAFSDRVKQLGLVSLWVLFGLGIKMWL from the coding sequence ATGACGAGCGAACTATTTTTCAGCTTCATGACCTCGCTGCTCATTTGCATGGCGCTGATCCCGCCGTTGCGGATGCTGGCCGAGCGGTTTCATTTCATGGATCAACCGGGCGAACGCAAGGTACATCACCATCCGGTCCCCAGAGTGGGGGGCATTGCCTTCGCGCTCGGGGCCTGCGCCAGCATTGCCTGGTGGGCGCCGAAGGATATCACCACACTGTCGGTGCTCCTGGGCGGATTGATCATCCTGGGATTCGGCGTCTGGGACGACCGGGTGAATCTGGGCTACCGCGTTAAACTGGCAGGACAAATCCTCGCCGCCCTCGCGGTCATCCTCATCGGAGGCATCCGTTTCGAGAGCCTGCCGTTCCTGCTCGACGCGGATCTCACGCTGTGGGTCAGCATCCCCGTCACGATTCTCTTCCTTGCGGCGGTCTCAAACGCCGTCAATCTGACCGACGGCCTCGACGGATTGGCCGGGGGACTGTCTTTCCTCACGCTCTGCGGAATCGCGTATCTTGCACATCTCTCGAACGACTCGCTGGTGCTCTTGCTGGCCGTTCCCTTCATGGGAGGGCTTCTGGGCTTCCTGCGATACAACACCTATCCGGCCAGAATTTTCATGGGAGACGGCGGCAGCCAACTGCTCGGATTCATGATGGGAGTCCTGGCGATTCTTCTGACCGACTCGGCCAGGGGCCCATTCAGCGCTTCTCTCTCGCTCTTTCTGCTGGGCTTGCCGTTTCTGGATACTCTGGGGGTCTCGGCGCAACGGTTGTCCGAAGGACGATCGCCGTTCGTCGGAGACCGCACCCATATTCACCATAAACTCATGGCGATGGGCCTGCGCCACTACGAAGCCGTCACGGCCATTTATGGCATCCAGGGGCTCATGGTGGCATCGGCCTATTTCCTGCGCTGGCAATCGGATATCTTGATCATCCCCCTGTACCTCGGACTGGCCGGCATCGTCCTGGCTCTGTTTATCGCCGCAGGCCGGGGCTTCTTTGCCAAACCGGCTCCGGAGGGGGCGCTGGTCCGTTCCGAGCAATGGCTCGAAGAAGTCCTGAATCGTCACTGGCTCCATGATTTGCCCATTCGCTTCCTGGCCATCGTAGTCCCTCTGTTTCTGATTGCGACGGTGTTTCTTCCGGCCGAGGTCCCGCACGATATCGGCTACCTGTCGACCGGACTGTTTCTCCTCGTCCTGCTCGGGCTCGCATTCATTCCCCGGCTGGCGCCCTATTTTGTGCGCGGAGGGCTCTATCTCGGCAGCACCTGCCTGCTGTATGTCAGCGACGCCTCCTGGTTGAAGGCGGTGTTTCCTATTCCCGCGACCTATCATCTCCTGTTCGGCGCCATGGCGATCATGGTCCTGCTGACCATGCGCTTCGACAGCCAAAGCCGGTTCCAGACCACTCCTCTGGACTACCTGATGGTCTGCCTCGCCGTCGTTTTCCCGTTCCTTCCGGAACTCCATGCGGACATCTCGTCACTCGGTCTGTTCGCAGGTAAACTGATCGTGCTGTTTTTTTCCTTTGAGTTGCTCCTCCACGCATTTTCTGATCGAGTCAAGCAACTCGGGCTGGTCTCCCTCTGGGTACTGTTCGGCTTGGGGATCAAAATGTGGCTGTGA
- a CDS encoding tetratricopeptide repeat protein, whose amino-acid sequence MNYRNIIIVIVAVGLVACGGPEERKAKYRAKAQDYLTAGNYPKARVALRNVLKIDPKDADAYFLFAQVEEKEKNWRNAVGLYQEVIELVPTHSAALITLAKYYLEARLSDQVVATADKVLANDPRNPQAQALKIAVLALEGSLPEATLKGEALAKEFPTEPDVAILLATLYGQQRRTADAVAVLRPALDAHPKDMDLLNNLNAILLQAKDLAGAESVARRMIDAEPTVFDHRLRLARLYDGQGAPEKAETVLREAIALDPQSEERRLLLADFLQTRKNARAAEQVLLDAASHLSHSTKLRFGLAEFYLKNGQEPQAREQYQALIKEHKDKAAGLDATVKLAELDLYAGKQVDASRQITEVLKINPRSTEALVLSGRMALAKRNGKDAVQAFRTVLHDQPELATVHFLLGQSYQITGEINLAKESFERAVALYPGQVDARRSLAALESQSGRPQQARARLDDLLKQRPDDLAALDMLMNLDLVTKNWTDAERTLERLKSVSKDSVVAAMAEGRLREAQGQLDQAGMAYERATALVPNEPEPLLSLIKLDIAQGHTAKTRARLETLVAAQPNHLFGHGLLGEVLAMTGHPNEADSQFKEATRVNSQWITPWLDWGSLWLAQKQPDQAVQVIQAGLTANQDSEELYMLLALAHTAQGQIDPAIAAYDGALRLNPRNVLAANNLAVMLVDSKGDPQSLQKAFALSRDFEKDAPHPLFLDTLGWVRLKMGQQEEALRIMKDAVTKAPDVPTLNYHLGMAYFQTGKTSEARTYLAKALKSTESFQGRQEAEQILSQMKG is encoded by the coding sequence ATGAACTACAGAAACATCATCATCGTGATTGTGGCGGTCGGCCTCGTCGCCTGCGGCGGGCCGGAAGAGCGCAAGGCCAAGTACCGGGCCAAGGCTCAAGACTATCTCACGGCCGGGAACTATCCGAAGGCGCGGGTGGCCTTGCGCAATGTGCTGAAGATCGACCCGAAAGACGCCGATGCCTACTTCCTCTTTGCGCAAGTCGAGGAAAAGGAAAAGAACTGGCGCAACGCCGTGGGTCTTTATCAGGAAGTGATCGAACTCGTTCCCACCCACAGCGCCGCGCTGATTACCCTGGCCAAGTATTATCTGGAAGCCCGTCTGAGCGACCAGGTGGTCGCGACCGCCGACAAAGTTCTCGCAAACGATCCCCGGAATCCACAAGCCCAGGCACTGAAAATCGCCGTCCTGGCGCTGGAGGGATCGCTGCCGGAGGCCACCCTCAAAGGGGAAGCCCTCGCCAAGGAGTTTCCCACAGAGCCGGACGTCGCGATCCTGCTGGCGACGCTCTATGGCCAGCAACGGCGAACTGCGGATGCCGTCGCCGTTCTTCGGCCGGCGTTGGATGCCCATCCGAAGGACATGGATCTCCTCAATAATTTGAATGCGATTCTGCTCCAGGCCAAGGATCTCGCCGGCGCGGAATCTGTGGCCCGCCGCATGATCGATGCAGAACCGACGGTGTTCGATCACCGGTTGAGACTGGCCCGGCTCTACGACGGACAGGGTGCCCCCGAGAAGGCGGAGACCGTCTTGCGCGAGGCGATCGCGCTCGACCCACAGAGTGAAGAGCGCCGGCTTCTGCTGGCCGATTTTCTCCAGACCAGGAAGAACGCTCGCGCTGCGGAGCAGGTGCTCCTGGACGCGGCGAGCCACTTGTCCCATTCGACTAAACTTCGCTTCGGCCTGGCGGAGTTCTATCTCAAGAACGGACAGGAGCCTCAGGCCCGCGAACAATATCAAGCCCTGATCAAAGAGCATAAGGACAAGGCGGCCGGTTTGGACGCCACGGTTAAGCTGGCAGAGCTGGACCTGTATGCAGGAAAACAGGTGGACGCGAGCCGGCAAATCACAGAAGTCTTGAAGATCAATCCTCGATCGACCGAGGCGTTGGTGCTCTCCGGACGCATGGCCCTGGCAAAACGCAACGGCAAAGACGCCGTGCAGGCCTTCCGAACTGTCTTGCACGACCAGCCTGAATTGGCGACCGTCCATTTTCTGCTCGGTCAGTCCTATCAGATCACCGGAGAGATCAACCTGGCGAAGGAAAGTTTCGAACGGGCAGTCGCCCTCTATCCGGGACAGGTGGATGCCCGCCGCTCTCTGGCCGCGCTCGAAAGTCAGAGCGGCAGACCTCAGCAGGCCCGCGCCAGGCTCGACGACCTCTTGAAGCAACGGCCCGACGACCTGGCTGCGCTCGACATGCTGATGAACCTCGATCTTGTGACGAAAAATTGGACTGACGCAGAACGCACGCTCGAACGGCTCAAGTCCGTTTCCAAGGACAGCGTCGTCGCGGCTATGGCAGAAGGCCGGCTGCGGGAGGCGCAGGGACAGCTCGATCAGGCCGGTATGGCCTATGAGCGGGCGACCGCGCTGGTTCCGAACGAGCCGGAGCCGCTCCTGTCGCTCATCAAGCTGGATATCGCGCAAGGCCATACCGCCAAGACCAGAGCCCGGCTGGAAACGCTGGTGGCCGCGCAACCGAATCATTTGTTCGGCCACGGCCTACTGGGCGAAGTCCTCGCCATGACCGGCCACCCCAACGAAGCCGACAGCCAGTTCAAAGAAGCGACCAGGGTCAACTCCCAGTGGATCACGCCCTGGCTCGATTGGGGAAGCCTCTGGCTCGCCCAGAAGCAGCCGGATCAGGCGGTCCAGGTCATCCAGGCCGGTCTGACGGCCAACCAGGACAGCGAAGAGTTATACATGCTGCTGGCCTTGGCCCATACAGCCCAGGGGCAGATCGATCCGGCCATCGCGGCCTACGATGGAGCATTGCGCTTGAATCCTCGCAACGTACTGGCGGCGAACAATCTCGCGGTGATGCTCGTCGATTCCAAAGGGGACCCTCAGAGTTTGCAAAAGGCCTTCGCGTTGAGCCGCGACTTCGAAAAAGACGCGCCGCACCCGCTCTTTCTGGATACGCTGGGATGGGTGCGTCTCAAGATGGGACAGCAGGAAGAGGCGTTGCGGATCATGAAGGATGCCGTCACGAAAGCCCCGGATGTCCCGACGCTGAACTATCATCTTGGAATGGCCTACTTCCAGACGGGCAAGACATCCGAAGCCAGGACCTACCTCGCCAAGGCACTGAAGAGCACTGAATCGTTCCAGGGGAGACAGGAAGCGGAACAGATCCTGTCTCAGATGAAAGGGTAG
- a CDS encoding polysaccharide biosynthesis/export family protein, with protein MFDHHLLLQYLRPLAMIGIVIIESLLIGSPAMAAPPVVPQVDPGYRLGAEDVMLISVWKDEQLTREVVVRPDGMFSFPLVGDIQAEDRTVEEIRTDLVKRLVKYIPNPNVSVAVMKVLSYKIYVVGRVNKPGEYLIGHYTDVLQALSLAGGLTPFAAENDIKVIRRVRGQQQVFPVRYGDLRKGQDLEQNILLQRGDTVMVP; from the coding sequence ATGTTTGACCATCATTTGCTTTTGCAATACCTGAGGCCACTCGCGATGATCGGCATCGTGATAATCGAATCACTGTTGATTGGATCGCCCGCCATGGCTGCGCCGCCGGTTGTGCCTCAAGTCGATCCCGGGTATCGCCTCGGAGCGGAAGATGTCATGCTGATTTCGGTCTGGAAGGATGAGCAGCTGACGCGAGAAGTCGTGGTTCGTCCCGACGGTATGTTCTCGTTTCCTCTAGTCGGGGATATCCAGGCCGAGGACCGGACGGTAGAGGAGATTCGGACAGATCTAGTCAAACGACTGGTCAAATATATCCCGAACCCGAATGTGTCCGTCGCAGTCATGAAGGTGCTCAGCTACAAGATCTATGTCGTCGGACGGGTCAACAAGCCGGGAGAATACCTGATCGGCCACTATACCGATGTTCTGCAAGCATTGAGTCTGGCTGGAGGGCTGACGCCCTTCGCCGCGGAAAACGACATCAAGGTGATCCGGCGGGTGAGGGGACAGCAGCAGGTCTTCCCGGTGCGCTACGGCGATCTCCGCAAGGGGCAGGACCTGGAGCAGAATATTCTCCTCCAACGCGGCGACACCGTGATGGTGCCGTAG
- a CDS encoding CpsD/CapB family tyrosine-protein kinase: protein MDRFRTAVQLYKDQQSGSSNQTPGGRSGGPQAVPPPIVYTRTKSLDVPLSVLRQRRVMAAYDKGPFVDAFKILRTQVMHRLREKGWNVLGITSPGDGEGKTLTAVNLAISLAMESTQTVLLVDANLRNPSIHDVFGLKDCAGLADYLLDDVPVENLLVHPGIGRFVLLPGGRAIQNSTEILTSPKMLALVEEFKHRYPSRIVIFDLPPLLQTADVLAFAPYTDALLLVVEEGKTSAEDVQRAFSLVKDSRPVLGTVLNKAGQLAATPATMRKLLGN from the coding sequence ATGGACCGATTTCGCACTGCGGTACAACTGTATAAGGACCAACAGAGCGGGTCTTCCAATCAGACTCCCGGAGGACGATCCGGCGGCCCTCAAGCGGTGCCGCCTCCGATTGTCTATACCAGAACCAAATCGCTGGATGTCCCTCTTTCGGTCCTCCGCCAGCGGCGCGTCATGGCGGCCTACGACAAAGGCCCCTTCGTCGACGCGTTCAAGATCCTCCGCACGCAGGTGATGCACCGGCTCCGTGAAAAGGGCTGGAACGTGCTCGGGATCACGAGTCCCGGCGACGGCGAAGGCAAGACGCTCACAGCGGTGAATCTGGCTATCAGTCTGGCCATGGAATCCACACAGACCGTCTTGCTGGTCGATGCCAACCTGCGCAATCCCAGCATCCATGACGTCTTCGGATTGAAGGACTGCGCCGGTCTGGCCGATTATCTTCTCGATGACGTGCCCGTCGAAAATCTACTGGTCCATCCAGGAATCGGCCGGTTCGTGCTGCTCCCAGGAGGAAGGGCGATTCAGAATTCCACCGAAATCCTGACATCCCCGAAGATGCTGGCGCTGGTCGAGGAATTCAAACACCGCTATCCCTCGCGGATTGTGATCTTCGACTTGCCTCCGCTGTTGCAGACCGCCGATGTGCTGGCCTTTGCTCCCTATACCGATGCGCTGCTTCTGGTGGTGGAAGAAGGAAAGACCTCCGCAGAAGATGTTCAACGGGCATTCTCACTGGTGAAGGACTCGCGGCCGGTGCTTGGCACCGTCCTCAATAAGGCCGGACAACTGGCCGCCACACCGGCGACCATGAGAAAGCTCTTGGGGAACTAA
- a CDS encoding AAA family ATPase, translated as MYETFYNLRAKPFALLPDSDFLYAGSVHRAAYGLLEYGILSQAPFMVLTGDPGMGKTSLLQKLIAEHGQKHSIGLITNARYDIEHLLPWILLSLGLSTKQLDPVEAYHVFTQFLVQESKQHRRVILIVDEAQSLGVELLEELRLLSNLNDGKILKLQIILSGQPDLHALLQRIDMTQFAQRIVVDYHLEPLTETETGHCIRHRLRVAGGSPSLFTNKSCALIHRLTKGNPRLINQVCEIALTYGFAEQARVITSKLVAQAALDRSKGGILPLAGREELAVLAAAPEDTTEIDAAIPQPKAAPQAADLPRTASKEQNSEALYQDGLRMKNENRLEEAMALFEEASKNPALWLKAHAQIGICCRTMGNLRAAIQAFRVALNDSSASPKEILDVQYMLARSLQSSLQNKEALTVYRQLARTQPDYRDVAGRIKQLAASTAGRTNGGPKPGTSDSWVSQAFDSLHRLIGTHRP; from the coding sequence ATGTACGAAACTTTTTACAATCTTCGCGCCAAGCCCTTCGCGCTCCTTCCGGATAGCGACTTTCTCTATGCCGGGTCGGTGCATCGGGCCGCCTATGGCCTGCTGGAATACGGCATCCTTAGCCAGGCCCCGTTCATGGTCCTCACCGGCGACCCCGGCATGGGCAAAACCTCGCTGTTGCAAAAACTCATCGCCGAACACGGGCAGAAACATTCGATCGGGCTCATCACCAACGCGCGCTACGACATTGAGCATCTGTTACCCTGGATTCTGCTCTCCCTCGGGCTGAGCACCAAGCAACTCGATCCGGTCGAGGCCTATCACGTCTTCACGCAATTCCTGGTACAAGAGTCGAAACAACACCGCCGGGTCATCCTTATTGTCGATGAAGCGCAAAGTCTCGGCGTCGAGCTGCTCGAAGAACTTCGACTGCTGTCCAATCTCAACGACGGCAAAATCCTAAAGTTGCAGATAATTCTGTCCGGCCAGCCTGACCTTCATGCGCTGCTCCAGCGGATCGACATGACGCAGTTCGCCCAGCGTATCGTCGTAGACTATCATCTCGAACCGCTCACCGAAACGGAAACGGGGCATTGCATTCGCCACCGGTTGCGGGTCGCCGGCGGATCTCCCTCGCTCTTCACGAACAAGTCCTGCGCTCTCATTCATCGGCTGACGAAGGGCAATCCTCGCCTCATCAATCAAGTCTGCGAGATCGCCCTGACTTACGGATTTGCCGAACAGGCGAGAGTGATCACGTCCAAGCTGGTTGCGCAGGCGGCGCTGGACCGGAGCAAAGGCGGTATTCTGCCGCTCGCGGGACGTGAGGAGCTGGCTGTTCTGGCGGCCGCGCCCGAAGATACGACCGAGATCGATGCCGCCATCCCCCAACCCAAGGCCGCCCCCCAGGCAGCGGATCTGCCTCGCACCGCCTCCAAAGAGCAGAATTCCGAGGCCCTGTATCAGGACGGGTTGCGCATGAAAAATGAGAACCGTCTTGAGGAGGCCATGGCCCTCTTCGAAGAGGCGAGCAAGAATCCCGCGTTGTGGCTGAAAGCCCACGCTCAAATCGGCATCTGCTGCAGAACCATGGGGAACTTGCGGGCAGCCATCCAAGCCTTCCGCGTCGCCCTGAACGATTCCTCAGCCTCGCCCAAAGAAATCCTCGATGTGCAATACATGCTCGCTCGGTCGCTCCAATCCTCCCTCCAGAATAAGGAAGCGCTGACAGTCTATCGCCAACTCGCGCGCACCCAGCCGGATTATCGCGATGTTGCCGGCCGGATCAAACAGCTGGCCGCTTCCACCGCCGGACGGACGAACGGCGGTCCCAAACCAGGCACCTCCGACTCCTGGGTCAGCCAGGCTTTCGACAGCCTCCATCGCTTGATCGGCACGCACCGGCCCTGA
- a CDS encoding response regulator transcription factor codes for MSLEVIQIIEADQDQARAVDQVLRKASFRTNIAFDGPTGIQDIWKNRPALVVLDLMVPGIGGKDLCRRLREDPQTKSMGIILVTAVTSEDSRVAGLESGADDILTKPYSPRELVARVHAVLRRLAASMPENLDDLDDDLALDATQYVATFRGRQLVLTKPEWQSLLRLAKTTGKVVPREELRSLLWGDDTLSHDRELDQLVASLNQKLATRDGGAALIVKVAETGYRLLRKEQALPLSA; via the coding sequence ATGAGCCTTGAAGTCATCCAAATCATCGAAGCCGATCAAGACCAGGCCCGGGCTGTCGACCAGGTTCTCCGCAAGGCCTCGTTTCGCACCAATATTGCCTTTGACGGACCGACCGGGATTCAGGATATCTGGAAGAACCGGCCCGCCTTAGTCGTGCTGGATCTCATGGTGCCGGGTATCGGCGGCAAAGACTTGTGCCGGCGGCTGCGCGAGGATCCGCAAACAAAATCGATGGGCATCATTCTCGTCACAGCCGTGACCTCGGAAGACTCGCGTGTGGCGGGGCTGGAAAGCGGAGCCGATGATATTCTGACGAAGCCGTACAGCCCTCGCGAGCTGGTTGCTCGGGTGCATGCCGTGCTGCGGCGCCTCGCCGCCAGCATGCCGGAAAATCTCGACGATCTCGATGATGATCTCGCACTCGACGCCACCCAATACGTCGCCACCTTCCGGGGACGCCAGCTGGTCCTGACCAAGCCGGAATGGCAAAGCCTGCTGCGTTTGGCCAAGACAACGGGGAAGGTGGTGCCGCGAGAGGAACTCCGCAGTCTGTTGTGGGGCGACGATACCCTCTCCCACGACCGGGAGCTGGATCAACTCGTCGCTTCGCTCAATCAGAAACTTGCAACCCGAGACGGCGGCGCGGCCCTCATTGTCAAGGTCGCCGAAACCGGCTACCGGCTTCTCAGAAAAGAGCAGGCCCTACCTCTCAGCGCCTGA
- the sixA gene encoding phosphohistidine phosphatase SixA, with amino-acid sequence MDCLLMRHGIAVETAEWSDLDETRPLTDEGKKKVRQAAKGLAAMGLAPTHLFTSPLTRARETAAIVNAILCPSLTISLCKALEPGSTPQFLTTFLRTLPDRAVVLCVGHEPLLGAMGGYLLSGEASRNYPMKKAGAGMIHLPGPARAGEGLLHWWCTPTQLRALGHFKKEKDKE; translated from the coding sequence ATGGATTGTCTGTTGATGCGGCATGGCATCGCTGTCGAAACGGCGGAATGGTCCGACCTTGACGAGACCCGTCCCTTGACCGATGAAGGCAAGAAGAAAGTCCGCCAGGCGGCCAAAGGCCTCGCCGCAATGGGACTCGCGCCCACGCACCTCTTCACCAGCCCCCTCACCAGGGCCAGGGAAACCGCCGCGATCGTCAATGCCATTCTCTGTCCTTCCCTCACGATATCCTTGTGCAAGGCCTTGGAACCGGGATCCACGCCTCAATTCCTGACGACCTTCCTTCGGACGCTTCCGGATCGCGCCGTCGTCCTCTGTGTCGGACACGAACCGCTGCTGGGGGCAATGGGCGGTTATCTGCTCAGCGGGGAGGCGTCACGGAATTATCCGATGAAGAAGGCCGGGGCTGGAATGATTCATCTGCCCGGGCCGGCGCGAGCAGGGGAGGGGCTGCTCCATTGGTGGTGCACCCCGACACAGCTCCGCGCGCTGGGACACTTCAAGAAGGAGAAGGATAAAGAATGA